In Gammaproteobacteria bacterium, the following proteins share a genomic window:
- the glyQ gene encoding glycine--tRNA ligase subunit alpha has protein sequence MAAKSLLSFQDLILALQRYWAGQGCVLLQPLDMPVGAGTFHPATFLRAIGPEPWSAAYVQPCRRPTDGRYGENPNRLQHYYQFQVVIKPSPQDFQDLYLSSLRALGLDPLVHDIRFVEDDWESPTLGAWGLGWEVWLNGMEISQFTYFQQVGGLECRPVTGEITYGLERIAMYLQKTESVFDLLWTDDPLGRVTYGNVFHQNEVEQSKYNFEQADTQALFGWFDTCERECQRLLEKNLPLPAYEQVLQASHTFNVLDARRAISVTERQRYILRVRALARSVAENYHHSREALGFPLLKRVAKQKQRTHG, from the coding sequence ATGGCCGCCAAGAGCCTCCTGAGCTTCCAAGACTTGATTCTCGCGCTGCAGCGATACTGGGCCGGGCAGGGTTGTGTACTGCTTCAGCCCCTGGACATGCCGGTGGGGGCGGGGACCTTCCATCCAGCCACATTCCTGCGGGCTATCGGTCCCGAGCCTTGGTCAGCCGCGTATGTGCAACCTTGTCGCCGGCCCACCGACGGTCGCTACGGCGAAAATCCCAACCGTCTGCAGCACTACTACCAGTTTCAGGTCGTAATCAAACCTTCACCGCAAGACTTTCAGGATCTTTACCTGAGCTCGCTACGCGCGCTCGGTCTTGATCCACTGGTGCACGACATCCGCTTCGTCGAGGACGACTGGGAATCTCCGACGCTCGGCGCCTGGGGCCTTGGCTGGGAAGTATGGTTGAACGGCATGGAGATCTCACAATTTACCTACTTCCAGCAGGTGGGCGGCCTCGAATGCCGGCCGGTCACTGGCGAGATTACCTACGGTCTGGAACGTATCGCCATGTATCTGCAGAAAACGGAAAGCGTCTTCGATCTGCTCTGGACCGATGACCCTCTCGGGCGCGTCACTTATGGCAATGTGTTCCATCAGAACGAGGTTGAACAATCCAAGTACAACTTCGAGCAAGCGGATACTCAAGCGCTATTCGGCTGGTTCGATACCTGCGAGCGTGAGTGCCAGCGACTGCTGGAAAAAAATCTGCCACTGCCGGCGTATGAACAGGTACTGCAGGCCTCGCATACCTTCAATGTCCTGGATGCGCGTCGCGCGATTTCCGTCACCGAACGCCAGCGCTACATCCTGCGGGTACGCGCGCTGGCACGCAGCGTGGCTGAAAATTATCACCACAGCCGCGAAGCGCTCGGCTTCCCCCTGCTCAAACGCGTCGCCAAACAAAAACAGCGCACTCATGGCTGA
- the glnA gene encoding glutamate--ammonia ligase: MTAKTPKDVLDLLVQENVKFVDFRFTDTRGKEQHVSVPAHTLSEELFEDGKMFDGSSIAGWKGINESDMILMPEAESAVIDPFFEETTLNLRCDVIEPTTMQGYGRDPRSLAKRAEAYLKSTGIADTAYFGPENEFFIFDTVRWGADISGAFYKIDSREAHWNSATAYEDGNFGHRPGIKGGYFPVPPVDALQDIRSAMCLSLEEMGLTTEVHHHEVATAGQCEIGVGFGHLVQKADAVQILKYVVMNVAQAYGKSATFMPKPLVGDNGSGMHVHQSLAKDGKNLFSGNLYGGLSELALYYIGGLIKHARALNALTNASTNSYKRLVPHFEAPVMLAYSARNRSASIRIPYVSSPKARRIEVRFPDSSANPYFAFSAMMLAGLDGIQNKIHPGEAMDKDLYNLPPEEEKNIPQVCFSLEMALEHLDRDREFLKRGGVFTDDVIDAYLALKVQDVTRLRMTTHPVEFDMYYSL; the protein is encoded by the coding sequence ATGACTGCCAAGACCCCCAAAGACGTACTCGATCTGCTTGTGCAGGAAAACGTGAAGTTTGTGGATTTCCGCTTCACCGATACGCGCGGCAAGGAACAGCATGTAAGCGTGCCAGCCCACACGTTAAGCGAAGAATTGTTTGAGGATGGCAAGATGTTCGACGGCTCTTCCATTGCCGGCTGGAAGGGCATTAACGAGTCGGACATGATTCTGATGCCGGAGGCGGAATCCGCAGTCATTGACCCGTTTTTCGAGGAGACCACTCTCAACCTGCGCTGCGACGTGATCGAGCCCACCACCATGCAGGGTTACGGCCGCGATCCGCGCTCGCTCGCCAAGCGCGCCGAGGCCTATCTGAAGTCCACCGGCATTGCCGACACCGCCTACTTCGGTCCGGAAAACGAGTTCTTCATTTTCGACACTGTGCGCTGGGGCGCTGACATCAGCGGCGCGTTCTACAAGATTGATTCGCGGGAGGCTCACTGGAATTCAGCCACCGCCTACGAAGACGGCAACTTCGGTCACCGCCCGGGTATCAAAGGCGGCTATTTTCCGGTGCCGCCGGTGGATGCGTTGCAGGACATCCGCTCGGCCATGTGCCTCTCGCTGGAGGAAATGGGCTTGACGACGGAGGTGCACCACCACGAGGTGGCCACGGCCGGCCAGTGCGAGATCGGCGTGGGTTTCGGCCACTTGGTGCAGAAGGCCGACGCGGTGCAGATTCTCAAGTACGTGGTAATGAACGTGGCGCAGGCCTACGGCAAGAGCGCCACCTTCATGCCAAAGCCACTGGTCGGCGACAACGGCAGCGGCATGCACGTGCACCAGTCCCTGGCGAAGGATGGCAAAAACCTGTTCAGCGGCAACCTCTACGGGGGCTTGTCCGAGCTCGCGCTTTACTACATCGGGGGGCTCATCAAACACGCGCGCGCGTTGAACGCACTTACCAACGCCAGCACCAACAGTTACAAGCGCCTGGTGCCGCACTTCGAGGCGCCGGTGATGCTGGCGTATTCCGCCCGCAACCGATCCGCCTCGATACGCATTCCCTACGTGTCGAGCCCCAAGGCGCGGCGCATCGAGGTACGCTTCCCCGATTCGTCCGCCAATCCCTACTTCGCGTTCAGCGCCATGATGCTGGCCGGACTCGACGGCATTCAGAACAAGATCCATCCGGGCGAAGCTATGGACAAGGACCTGTACAACCTGCCGCCCGAAGAGGAAAAGAACATCCCGCAGGTGTGTTTCTCGCTGGAGATGGCGCTCGAACACCTGGACAGAGATCGTGAGTTCCTGAAACGCGGCGGCGTGTTTACCGACGACGTGATCGACGCTTACCTTGCGCTCAAGGTGCAGGACGTGACGCGTTTGCGCATGACAACCCATCCGGTCGAGTTCGACATGTATTACAGCCTTTAG
- a CDS encoding DUF4124 domain-containing protein, with translation MWKLVLAIVVALAMGAAVGQSDTVYRWVDTQGNVHYSDHPYPGAIKVTLPQTQTFAPPMTAKARAPEPPPAAVPTADYSQFALASPANQATLWYVHEVTVAVNLVPQLRPGDTLTYYMDGKTIGPTDATSVTFKDVDRGEHTAFAELHAVNGASMKTGSITFYVRQKSILAPKPPR, from the coding sequence ATGTGGAAATTGGTACTTGCGATCGTCGTCGCGCTTGCCATGGGGGCTGCGGTCGGGCAGTCCGACACCGTGTATCGCTGGGTGGATACGCAGGGAAATGTGCATTACAGCGATCATCCGTACCCCGGCGCCATCAAGGTGACGCTACCGCAAACCCAGACCTTTGCGCCTCCGATGACGGCGAAAGCCCGGGCTCCCGAGCCGCCACCCGCCGCAGTGCCCACGGCCGACTACAGCCAGTTCGCTCTGGCGTCGCCGGCAAACCAAGCCACGTTGTGGTACGTGCACGAGGTAACGGTAGCCGTAAACTTGGTGCCGCAGTTGCGCCCTGGGGACACCCTCACGTATTACATGGACGGCAAGACGATTGGACCAACCGACGCGACCTCCGTGACATTTAAGGACGTGGATCGCGGCGAGCATACGGCTTTCGCCGAGCTGCATGCTGTCAACGGTGCGAGCATGAAAACCGGGTCAATCACGTTTTACGTGCGTCAAAAGTCAATTCTCGCTCCAAAGCCGCCCAGGTAG
- the glnL gene encoding nitrogen regulation protein NR(II) has protein sequence MGSPSAALSVLLETMTTGLMWLDPSLRPLYVNPAAESLLDLDGRAGKSRGLTETLPGNVEFLATLQRARQTRETITRRELVLTVGAANARHTLTVDCTVSALAERDATQDLLVELVPLDRHLRISHEAGLSQQSGVNRALARSLAHEVKNPLGGIRAAAQLLERKFTQSNLVEYTQIIISEVDRLAALVDSLLGPARPARPREINLHELMEHVARLTAAAAGPKILRDYDPSLPELWLDRDQMVQALLNLAKNASEAAGVRGRVIFRTRAMRQFTLNGVRQRLVVCADIEDDGPGIPADMRPKLFTPLTSSKPSGSGLGLSIAQELVSRQGGLIEFHSQPGCTVFSVLLPLQTGHERTSA, from the coding sequence ATGGGAAGTCCATCCGCAGCGTTGTCCGTATTACTGGAGACCATGACCACCGGCCTTATGTGGTTGGATCCATCCTTACGTCCTCTTTACGTGAATCCGGCGGCGGAATCTCTCCTGGACCTGGATGGCCGGGCAGGCAAGTCTCGGGGGCTTACTGAAACTTTACCTGGCAATGTCGAATTCCTGGCAACTCTGCAACGGGCGCGGCAAACCCGCGAAACCATCACCCGGCGCGAACTGGTTTTGACCGTGGGTGCGGCGAACGCACGTCATACCCTGACCGTGGATTGCACGGTCTCCGCGCTGGCAGAGCGCGATGCAACCCAGGATCTGCTCGTGGAACTGGTGCCACTGGACCGGCACCTGCGCATCAGCCACGAAGCGGGCCTGAGCCAGCAAAGCGGCGTGAATCGCGCGCTGGCGCGCAGTCTGGCGCACGAAGTGAAGAACCCGCTCGGCGGGATCCGCGCCGCCGCGCAACTCCTTGAACGCAAATTCACGCAATCGAATCTGGTCGAGTACACGCAAATCATCATCAGCGAAGTGGATCGTTTGGCCGCGCTGGTGGACAGCCTGCTGGGTCCCGCCCGGCCTGCGAGGCCCAGGGAAATTAACCTGCACGAACTCATGGAGCACGTGGCTCGCCTCACGGCGGCAGCCGCTGGCCCGAAAATCCTGCGCGACTACGATCCCAGCCTGCCGGAGCTGTGGCTGGACCGCGACCAGATGGTGCAGGCCTTGCTCAATCTTGCCAAAAACGCCAGCGAGGCGGCCGGGGTTCGTGGTCGCGTAATTTTCCGCACCCGGGCAATGCGGCAGTTCACGCTCAACGGCGTGCGCCAGCGGCTGGTGGTCTGCGCCGACATCGAAGATGACGGTCCCGGCATTCCGGCAGACATGCGGCCGAAACTCTTCACGCCGCTGACCAGCAGCAAGCCGTCGGGTTCGGGTCTGGGGCTGAGCATTGCCCAAGAACTGGTGAGCCGCCAGGGCGGGCTCATCGAATTTCACAGCCAGCCTGGCTGCACGGTGTTCTCAGTGCTGTTGCCGCTGCAAACCGGACATGAGCGCACATCTGCCTGA